The Tepidisphaeraceae bacterium sequence CGGGCTGACGCAGGGCTTCGTCTGGGGCGTGCGCATCCCCGGTTCGCAGCTGTACATGATGGCCGGCACGCGCGTGCGCGGGCTCGATCCGTCCGACGGCAACGACATGACCGCCAGCGAAATCGAGGGCCGCCGGCAGGTGGATGGGTTCCTGAAGATGGTCAAGCAGCACGCGCCGCACGCCGACTGGCGGCTGGTCGGCCTGCCAGCCCGCATCGGTTTGCGCGAGAGCCGCCACGTGCACTGCGGCCACCAGTTGACCGGCGCCGACGTTTTAAACGGCCGGCGCTTCCCCGACGCGATCGCCAACGGTTCGTACCGCGTCGACATCCACCACCAGGAGCGCCCCGGCCTGACCTTCCGCTACCTGGACGGCACCGAACATTACGTCGTCCCCGGCGAGCCGGCCGTGCAAAGCCGCTGGCGCGAACCGATCGCGCAGGACCCCACGTTCTACCAGATCCCCTACCGCTCGATGCTGCCCGAGGGCCTGTCGAACCTGCTGGTCGCCGGCCGGATGATCGACGCCGACACCGAGGCCCATGCCGCCATCCGCGTGATGGTCAACATGAACCAGACCGGCGAAGCCGCCGGCGTCGCCAGCGTGCTTGCCATGCGCCACGACCGCGACGTCCGCCGCGTCAACACCGACGACCTCCGCAGCACGCTGGCCGCGGGTGGGTCGATCATGATTTGACCCTCGCGTCTGGCCGCGTGTCCCTATTCTGTAGGACAGGCATTCCTGCCTGTCTCTCCCCCCGGTATTGCTCTCCCCCCGTATTCCGTCTCTATCTTCTGTGGCACAGGCATTCTTGCCTGTGTCTCTTCGTCTTCTCTGCCGTTGGGACCGACATTCTTGTCTGTCTCTCTGCGAATTTGTTGAAAGAACGAAGAGACGCGAAGTCGCGAAGGCGCGAAGCCAGACGCGAAGGAAAACGAAGCGCGTTGCGCCGGCTCCCCCTCAACCGCGCAGCGCGGGCGTAGAGATGGATAGCCTGCTCTTTGACAACCGAATAGCCGACGCGCGTGACAGGGCCAGTCCCCATCGCCATCACCCGATGTTGCACAATGGTGCAAAATGGTGCACGAAATCGCATTTTGCCTTACCCAAACCGCCGCCGCGACAGCAGTTTGCAGAGCCGCCTTCGCGATTTCTTCGTGCCTTCGCGTCTCTTCTCTGCGGGTGAAAGCGCAATAGAGACAGACAAGAATGTCCGTCCCACCCGATGCAAAGACAGAAGACGGGGGGAGAGACAGGCAGGAATGCCTGTCCTCAGAAGAGCAACAAGCCGGCCGGGAGGTCACCTCCGCAACCGCCCTTGGCATCCGGGGCGCTTTCCCGCACCATGGCGGACATGCACCCGCTCTGGAACGAACTCGCTGCCAAGGCCAACGTGACGTTGACCGAGGCCCAACACGAACAGCTCTCGACCTACCTGAAGCTGCTGACGGCCGCCAACAATCGGATGAACCTCACGCGCATCGTCGACCGCGAGACGGCCGAGGTGCAGCACATCGGTGACGCCCTGACCGTCCTGCCCCACCTGCCGCCCGGCGGGCACTCGCTGGCCGACGTGGGCACCGGGGGTGGCGTGCCCGGCATTCCCCTTGCGATCGCGCGACCCGACGTGCGGGTCACGCTGATCGAGGCGACGAAGAAGAAGGCCGCGTTCCTGACCGAGGCCGTGACCGCGCTGGGCTTAACCAACGTGCGCATCACCGCCGAGCGCGCCGAGGAGGCCGCCACTGGCGGTCGCCGCGAGAGTTTTGACGTCGTCGTCGCCCGCGCCGTCGCCACGATGCCCTGGCTAGCCGAGTGGTGCCTGCCGCTGGCCCGCAAGGGGGGCAAGGTCCTCTGCCTGAAGGGCCCCAAGGCCCACGAGGAACTGCCATTCTCAAAGAAAGCCATCCGCCTCGGGGGTGGGGGCTCGCCGATCATTCACCCGGTCGAACTGCCCGGCACCGAGAACCGCATCATCGTCGAGATTCGGAAGGTCGACCGCAGTGATAGCCGCCTGCCGCGTCCTCCCAGTGGCGCCAAGGGCGGGCCCCTGTAGGCACGGTTGCCCCGCCCGGGGCTCGCCACTTCAGTGGCGAAGTCTTTGCACCCTGCTCGCGTAACGCGTTGCGCCGGCTTACGTCGGCAATAGCTGGATGGTTTCGTACGGAAGCCCCATGGCGATCCGGATCCAGCTCGCGGTGAGCCAGAACGCCGCGGCGCTCGCCTCGCCGACGATCAGACCCAGGAACAGCGGCTTGGCGCGGGCGAACAGGTCCGACCCGCCCAGCCGAATGATCAGCGTCTTGGCGAGCCAGCCGAGGAAGATGCTGAACCAGGTCACCTGGATCCCCCACGTGTGGACGAGCAAAAAGCCGACCGGGTGGACCGGCCAGCCGACGAAGCGCAGGCGCAGCGCGCTGAGGGCCACTACCGCTGCGGCGCCGACGCCCACGTGCACCAGCCGGTCGTGCGGCTCGCGCGGGCCCAGTCGCGGGGGCAGGTAATCGGCGACGGGGCCGTAGGTCATGTAGCGCGGCATGTTGACAGTGCTCCAGATGGAGAACGGGGATTCGGCGACGCGGTCCAGCGCCGTCGAATACGTGTACTCGGCCAGCAGCATCGACGCGCCCGACACCACGAACGCCGTCACGATCGCCAATGCCAGGCACGCCACGATCGGCCACCGGCTGCGCCACGACGCGGTCGCCGCCCGCCCATCGCGGTCGCCCTCGGCTGCCCCGGTCTCATCGCTCACGCGGATCGCCTGCGGCACGAACGCGGGCATGGCCTGGCGTAAGTCGTGCGTCAGCACGCCGCTGAACATCGAGGCGTAAAAATAGGACCCGAGCGTCGTGCGTCCCGACAGCCCACCGGGCAGGTCCTGCCCCACCATCGCCC is a genomic window containing:
- a CDS encoding FAD-dependent oxidoreductase, with the translated sequence MTTITEPSRQTPVIHDVDLCVIGGSCTGVFAAVRAARLGAKVVIVEKAGAFGGVATISLVNVWHTPLDTIYQRPIIGGLTLELVDRLKRRGAITERPNSPHWAWAFNSFDMMIELDKLVLEHGIEPMLHTSFVAPIVNGGRIDAVIVENKTGRQAIRAKTFVDATGDGDVAHRAGLPCYKAPHAQPSTTCALIENYDSLKPNDIGDLLRQHGEAFGLTQGFVWGVRIPGSQLYMMAGTRVRGLDPSDGNDMTASEIEGRRQVDGFLKMVKQHAPHADWRLVGLPARIGLRESRHVHCGHQLTGADVLNGRRFPDAIANGSYRVDIHHQERPGLTFRYLDGTEHYVVPGEPAVQSRWREPIAQDPTFYQIPYRSMLPEGLSNLLVAGRMIDADTEAHAAIRVMVNMNQTGEAAGVASVLAMRHDRDVRRVNTDDLRSTLAAGGSIMI
- the rsmG gene encoding 16S rRNA (guanine(527)-N(7))-methyltransferase RsmG → MADMHPLWNELAAKANVTLTEAQHEQLSTYLKLLTAANNRMNLTRIVDRETAEVQHIGDALTVLPHLPPGGHSLADVGTGGGVPGIPLAIARPDVRVTLIEATKKKAAFLTEAVTALGLTNVRITAERAEEAATGGRRESFDVVVARAVATMPWLAEWCLPLARKGGKVLCLKGPKAHEELPFSKKAIRLGGGGSPIIHPVELPGTENRIIVEIRKVDRSDSRLPRPPSGAKGGPL